From Arachis hypogaea cultivar Tifrunner chromosome 3, arahy.Tifrunner.gnm2.J5K5, whole genome shotgun sequence:
CTTTGGAAGTATTTTTTGCTCTGTTTCAATGCAAAGGTGTGAAGAGGGGGTGATGGCTCAATCTTGCTAGTACTCCTGAACGGGCTATGTTCAGCCTTTATCGTTCTTCGTTCAAAAGTTTTAAATCCATGTTTTTGAAAGTTGGTGTAGTTGAGAGTGATTTTTTGTGGTATGTTGATTATTGTCTGTTAGAAAAATTCCCCTTGTTCTAGGTTCTGAGGCCTAGGCAAATTCTAAGGATGGATCTGATGGAGTATAAAAATGAAATGGTTGTTGGATTTTTAGTAAATCATTTATCGTCTTCTTCTCTACTTTCTGTTGTGGATATGCTTGATCTTGAGTCTGATAAAGATGCTTTGTCTGAGTATATAGGTAAATAATTGTTGGTCTTTTCTCGTTTGTTTTGATATTTTGttgtttcatgattttttagtgtcttgtatTTTTGCAGTGGAAAAAGCTCCTAAGGTGACCTCTACTAGCTTGAGTGCATTCTTTCGGTTGAAGAATGTTGAGATGCAAGGCTCGAGTAGTCAGGTTGCTGCTGAGGTCGGGGCCGAAGTGAACCAGGGTTCCCCGATGAAGAAGATTAGCTATAAGAGGAAGAAGGTggaaaggaaagagaaagaaactGAAGCAGCCGAGGATATCCTCGGTGAGAAAAGTGTTGATTTGGAACAGGTGAGAAGATTTACTGATAATCAGAGGGCTTTGCATGGTTATAGGGGGAGTGAGAAATTGACGTCTGTTTGGGGGGAGCATTTCCCCTATTCTGCTATTGCTGATGAGCatgctcaaaatccctctgatgTGAAAATTGTCCATGATGTTGGTGATGTTGGCGTAGCTCAGTTTTTGTAGGTATTGTTAGGTATTGTTGTGTTTTAGTTTCTTTTTGGTTGCTAGTTTGTTTGAATGACATTGTCTGTGTTAAATTCAGGTGTTGGGAATACGTCTGATGTGTATTGGTCGGTCCCAGAAGCTTAAACATGCTCGGGACTCCTTTGATAAAGCTTCCATGGCTCAACTGATGCAAGAGAATGTGGAAAAGTCGAGCAAGCTTCGTGATGCTCTTGACTTGGTTAACACACTGCAAGAGAAGTTGACGACTTGTGAGAAGGCTAAGAAagaattgaaggagaagaacgtAGCTTTGGAAGCGAGACTGGTGGTTCTTGGAGTGAAAAAGAAACAGGCTGAAACTGAGAAAGAGGATCATGGCTTGGAGATGTTCTCGGCTGGATTTGAGAGGGTTGTCGAGCAGGGCAAGTTTCTTGCTCCTGCTGCTGATCTTTTGAAAATGGATCCTTGTAAGGTTGTTATTGGGGATGAATTGGTTGAGGACGAGGATGGTGTTGAGGGTGAGAGGGAGAACCCTGATGTTTAAGTTTGTAATAGATAGTTTTTAAACTTGTTTAACTTATGTTCGTTCAACTGTTTGTGGTGAGTTTTTGGCATTTAGCCGAATATGGTGATATTGAGGATTTGATTTTGCTATTTCATGTTTGTGTTGTTTGGAAGATGTTTGTATATGTGTTTTCGTTTGCTTGTGAGAATTGAATGATTGGGAGTTGAAGTATAGTTGTGAGAGTTTCATTGTTTGTCTGTGTTTTGTACCTCGTTTGTGTTTTGGTTTTGTGCGTGGAAAAATTTCTGTGCGAGGTATATGTCATTAGCGTTGTTTTGACTTGTTGTCATTTGGATGCGTTCATTCTGAACTACACATTTGTGATCGACAAAGTTTTATAGTGTTAGAATTGGGTTTGTAGGGGATTCGTTTAGTCGCACTTCATTGATATTCTTGAATGTATCCCGTAGTTAGTATTGTTTGTTTTGAAGCTTGTTGGCGCAATTTGAATACTAGGTACGACATAGCTAGTTGTGTTTTATTGTGGTAGAATGAATTGGGAAGATGTGGGGTGGTGTGTCTCATTAAAACCTCTCCAGCAAAACCCTCCTTAAGGATAAAATCAGGCAGTAGAAAAAAGAGTGCATCACCATGTCCGACATATATATTAGCTAAAGTACATTTTCAGAGATGATATATTCCAAGTGTTTGGTAGAGTGGTTCCATTGAGCTTTTGTATATTGTATGCTCCTTTGCCGATAACTTGTTGGATTCGGTATTGGCCTTCCCATTTGGCGCTTAGTTTACCATGCCCATTGGGTTTTCGTACGTCTTTGACCTTTCTCAGTACGAGGTCCCCTTCTGTGAAAGTCCTCGGTTTGAGTTTCCGATTGTATTTCTGAGCTATAGCTCGCTTTGATGCTAGTTGGTGTAATGCTGATTTGTTGCGTTCTTCCTCTATGAGGTCGAGCTCGGCTTTCCTGTTTTCGATGTTGTCGCTCTCATTTTTGTTTGCTGTTCTGGTATTTCGTAGAGATACCTCGATAGGTATCACGGCATCGCTTCCATAGACTAACTTGAAGGGGGTTTCTCTTGTTGATGATTGTTCTGTTGTGTTATAACTCCACAGTACTTCAGGAATAAGCTCGGCCCATTCTCCTTTTGGGTCGTTGAGCTTCTTTCTGAGGCCCTGCAAAATTATCTTATTGGCAGCCTCGGATAAACCGTTAGTTTGTGGATGTTCAACAAAGAAAAATTGTTGGACTATTTTGAAATTTTGTAAGAAGTTTGTGAATTTTTTATCTATAAACTGTCTACCGTTGTCAGTGATAATGAATTAAGGAATACCAAAGTGGCATAATATATTTTTCCATACGAAAGAAATCATTTTTTCAGAAGTAATTTTTGCCAATGGTGtagcctctatccattt
This genomic window contains:
- the LOC140183331 gene encoding uncharacterized protein, with product MWTLYVDGASNSKGSGAGILLEGDHEIQFEQSLQFTFHASNNQVEYEALIAGLRLAHTMGITQINVKCDSLLVVQLVTGNFQGLRKKLNDPKGEWAELIPEVLWSYNTTEQSSTRETPFKLVYGSDAVIPIEVSLRNTRTANKNESDNIENRKAELDLIEEERNKSALHQLASKRAIAQKYNRKLKPRTFTEGDLVLRKVKDVRKPNGHGKLSAKWEGQYRIQQVIGKGAYNIQKLNGTTLPNTWNISSLKMYFS
- the LOC114927453 gene encoding uncharacterized protein; the protein is MQGSSSQVAAEVGAEVNQGSPMKKISYKRKKVERKEKETEAAEDILGEKSVDLEQVLGIRLMCIGRSQKLKHARDSFDKASMAQLMQENVEKSSKLRDALDLVNTLQEKLTTCEKAKKELKEKNVALEARLVVLGVKKKQAETEKEDHGLEMFSAGFERVVEQGKFLAPAADLLKMDPCKVVIGDELVEDEDGVEGERENPDV